A single region of the Hippoglossus hippoglossus isolate fHipHip1 chromosome 17, fHipHip1.pri, whole genome shotgun sequence genome encodes:
- the angptl1b gene encoding angiopoietin-related protein 1b isoform X2 yields MGPGTWSLFALLGLALWSNSHALTKNPILSRVRRAPEANGEAKKCAYTFLVPEQKITGPICAARGYSTDKDRVTRLDVASVRDLLSKQRREMETLKLVVDVDGNLVNEMKLLRKESRNMNSRVTQLYMQLLHEIIRKRDNSLELAQLETRILNATSESLRLASRYRELETKYSALSAVVNNQSVLIGALEEQCMQVYSRRHEHPPMGPPLVQVVPENIPVNVPRFTNEIQRDNTQGFVRERGSRSGPSPTTGTLEVQNPPERNFSAEGPFRDCLDAQEAGHSTSGMYLIRPDEAERPLQVWCEQDIDNGGWTVIQTRRDGSVNFFRNWESYKSGFGNIDGEYWLGLEGIYKLGRQGDYKLLVELEDWMGKKVYAQYSSFHLEPQSEDYRLRLGTYQGNAGDSLSSHNGKQFTTLDRDKDAFAGNCAHFHKGGWWYNACGQANLNGVWYNGGVYRSKFQDGIFWADYGGGFYSMKTVRLMIRPID; encoded by the exons ATGGGACCTGGAACATGGAGTCTATTTGCGCTGCTTGGTTTGGCCCTCTGGAGCAACAGCCATGCCCTCACCAAGAACCCCATTCTCTCTCGGGTACGGAGGGCACCAGAGGCCAACGGAGAAGCCAAGAAATGCGCTTACACCTTCCTGGTCCCCGAGCAGAAGATCACAGGCCCCATCTGTGCTGCTCGGGGTTATTCCACTGACAAGGACAGAGTGACGCGCTTGGACGTGGCTTCAGTGCGCGACCTCCTGTCCAAGCAGCGTCGGGAGATGGAGACTTTGAAGCTGGTGGTCGATGTGGACGGCAACTTGGTGAATGAGATGAAGCTATTGAGGAAAGAGAGCAGGAACATGAACTCGAGGGTGACCCAACTCTACATGCAGCTGCTGCATGAGATCATCAGGAAGAGGGACAACTCACTGGAGCTTGCGCAGCTGGAGACACGCATCCTCAATGCCACCTCTGAGTCATTACGTCTGGCCTCCAGGTACAGGGAACTGGAGACCAAATACTCAGCCCTGTCGGCAGTGGTGAACAACCAGTCAGTACTGATTGGAGCGCTGGAGGAGCAGTGTATGCAAGTGTACAGCCGCAGGCATGAGCACCCACCCATGGGACCTCCACTAGTGCAGGTGGTGCCTGAAAACATTCCTGTCAATGTGCCACGTTTCACCAATGAGATCCAGAGGGACAACACTCAAGGGTTTGTGCGGGAAAGGGGCTCCCGCTCTGGGCCATCACCCACAACTGGTACCCTGGAAGTCCAGAATCCTCCCGAGAGGAACTTCAGTGCAGAAG GCCCATTCAGAGACTGTCTGGATGCGCAGGAAGCCGGCCACAGCACCAGCGGCATGTACCTGATCAGACCAGACGAAGCAGAGCGGCCGCTGCAGGTCTGGTGCGAACAGGACATAGACAACGGGGGCTGGACCGTGATCCAGACCAGGAGGGACGGATCTGTTAACTTCTTCAGGAACTGGGAGAGCTACAAG AGCGGCTTTGGCAACATAGACGGGGAGTACTGGCTCGGTCTGGAAGGCATCTACAAACTAGGGAGGCAGGGGGACTAcaagctgctggtggagctggaggactGGATGGGCAAAAAGGTATACGCTCAGTACAGCAGCTTCCACCTGGAGCCGCAGAGTGAGGACTACCGCCTGCGGCTGGGCACCTACCAGGGCAACGCCGGGGACTCGCTCAGCAGCCACAACGGCAAACAGTTCACTACGCTGGATCGAGACAAGGATGCTTTCGCAG GTAACTGTGCCCATTTCCATAAAGGAGGCTGGTGGTACAACGCCTGCGGCCAAGCCAACCTTAACGGGGTTTGGTACAATGGAGGCGTCTACCGCAGCAAGTTCCAGGACGGGATCTTCTGGGCCGACTATGGGGGAGGCTTCTACTCCATGAAAACTGTCCGCTTGATGATCAGGCCCATAGACTGA
- the angptl1b gene encoding angiopoietin-related protein 1b isoform X1 has protein sequence MGPGTWSLFALLGLALWSNSHALTKNPILSRVRRAPEANGEAKKCAYTFLVPEQKITGPICAARGYSTDKDRVTRLDVASVRDLLSKQRREMETLKLVVDVDGNLVNEMKLLRKESRNMNSRVTQLYMQLLHEIIRKRDNSLELAQLETRILNATSESLRLASRYRELETKYSALSAVVNNQSVLIGALEEQCMQVYSRRHEHPPMGPPLVQVVPENIPVNVPRFTNEIQRDNTQGFVRERGSRSGPSPTTGTLEVQNPPERNFSAEGTGPFRDCLDAQEAGHSTSGMYLIRPDEAERPLQVWCEQDIDNGGWTVIQTRRDGSVNFFRNWESYKSGFGNIDGEYWLGLEGIYKLGRQGDYKLLVELEDWMGKKVYAQYSSFHLEPQSEDYRLRLGTYQGNAGDSLSSHNGKQFTTLDRDKDAFAGNCAHFHKGGWWYNACGQANLNGVWYNGGVYRSKFQDGIFWADYGGGFYSMKTVRLMIRPID, from the exons ATGGGACCTGGAACATGGAGTCTATTTGCGCTGCTTGGTTTGGCCCTCTGGAGCAACAGCCATGCCCTCACCAAGAACCCCATTCTCTCTCGGGTACGGAGGGCACCAGAGGCCAACGGAGAAGCCAAGAAATGCGCTTACACCTTCCTGGTCCCCGAGCAGAAGATCACAGGCCCCATCTGTGCTGCTCGGGGTTATTCCACTGACAAGGACAGAGTGACGCGCTTGGACGTGGCTTCAGTGCGCGACCTCCTGTCCAAGCAGCGTCGGGAGATGGAGACTTTGAAGCTGGTGGTCGATGTGGACGGCAACTTGGTGAATGAGATGAAGCTATTGAGGAAAGAGAGCAGGAACATGAACTCGAGGGTGACCCAACTCTACATGCAGCTGCTGCATGAGATCATCAGGAAGAGGGACAACTCACTGGAGCTTGCGCAGCTGGAGACACGCATCCTCAATGCCACCTCTGAGTCATTACGTCTGGCCTCCAGGTACAGGGAACTGGAGACCAAATACTCAGCCCTGTCGGCAGTGGTGAACAACCAGTCAGTACTGATTGGAGCGCTGGAGGAGCAGTGTATGCAAGTGTACAGCCGCAGGCATGAGCACCCACCCATGGGACCTCCACTAGTGCAGGTGGTGCCTGAAAACATTCCTGTCAATGTGCCACGTTTCACCAATGAGATCCAGAGGGACAACACTCAAGGGTTTGTGCGGGAAAGGGGCTCCCGCTCTGGGCCATCACCCACAACTGGTACCCTGGAAGTCCAGAATCCTCCCGAGAGGAACTTCAGTGCAGAAGGTA CAGGCCCATTCAGAGACTGTCTGGATGCGCAGGAAGCCGGCCACAGCACCAGCGGCATGTACCTGATCAGACCAGACGAAGCAGAGCGGCCGCTGCAGGTCTGGTGCGAACAGGACATAGACAACGGGGGCTGGACCGTGATCCAGACCAGGAGGGACGGATCTGTTAACTTCTTCAGGAACTGGGAGAGCTACAAG AGCGGCTTTGGCAACATAGACGGGGAGTACTGGCTCGGTCTGGAAGGCATCTACAAACTAGGGAGGCAGGGGGACTAcaagctgctggtggagctggaggactGGATGGGCAAAAAGGTATACGCTCAGTACAGCAGCTTCCACCTGGAGCCGCAGAGTGAGGACTACCGCCTGCGGCTGGGCACCTACCAGGGCAACGCCGGGGACTCGCTCAGCAGCCACAACGGCAAACAGTTCACTACGCTGGATCGAGACAAGGATGCTTTCGCAG GTAACTGTGCCCATTTCCATAAAGGAGGCTGGTGGTACAACGCCTGCGGCCAAGCCAACCTTAACGGGGTTTGGTACAATGGAGGCGTCTACCGCAGCAAGTTCCAGGACGGGATCTTCTGGGCCGACTATGGGGGAGGCTTCTACTCCATGAAAACTGTCCGCTTGATGATCAGGCCCATAGACTGA